GATCAGGTGGGCGAAGGTGAAGGGTTCGCCGTCCTGGTGCAGGACATTCGGTGAGGGCACGGCCTCCTCTTCGGAGCCGTCCACGGCGAGCTTGAGGAGGTGCACACCGACATGCACGAGCCCGTGGCGGAGCGAGTCCAGCTGGGTGGCTTCCCGGGCGTCGAAGAGAATGATCTGGCGGAGCAGCGCATTGGCCCGGGTCGCCGCCGAGATCGCGGGGAAGCGGCGGCGCCGGCCGGGGTGTTCGGGGTTGTGGTCGCCCTGGTAGTACTCCGTGACCGGGCCCAGAACCGGGTCCTGGTGGGTGGGCAGCCAGGTGAGGGACTGCTCCCAGGGCACCAGCACCGCGCGTCCGTACCTGCGGTAGCGGTGCGCCCTCTCGGCGTACGGGTCCGGGGGCAGCTCCGTGAAGGCGTCCCGGAGCTGGCCGAAGAGCGCGTCGGCGTCACGGTCGCCCAGCCCCTCCAGGAAGTCTTCGCAGTCGTAGCGCTCAAATCCTTTGCCCATGAGACGTGTTGTCGTTTCGACAGCTACGGTCGTCATGTCTTCCTCCGTCTTCGCTATGGGAATTCCGCGCCGGGCCAGGACGAGGCCGGGCGGGGTTTTGGATTTAACGGGGAGATGGAAGATGCCTGCCGATATTGTGAAACCGAGGATGTCTTCGACTCGGATTTCTGGAAACTTTCGGCGGCGGGGAAATTCAGTGAACCACTTGGATTTCCCTCTTGCATCTCACGGTAATTGAATGAGGATGCGATGTGCAAGGCGGCTGTTGAAATAATTTTCCAGTATTTCCGCCGGGATGGCCTCGCGTATGCCGGCGGTGGCCCCCCGTGGACCGCGGCGTCACATCCGCCGCGGTCACACGAAGTCAGGCGTGCGTCGTCTCAGAGTATTTCGCACAGCGCACGGGCGAGCGGCTTCGCGGAAGCGGGGTTCTGCCCGGTGAGCAGGGCGCGGTCGCGAACGAGGTGTTCCCCCCACGGCGGGCCCGCGGAAAAGCGGGCGCCACGTTTGACCAGTCGGCCCTCAGCCGTCCAGGGAATCAGTTCCAGGAGCCCGAGGTCGGCCTCTTCCTCGTCGGTGAAGCAGGTCATTTCGTAACCGCTGAAAGGCCAGTCGCCGGATGCGTCCAACGACGAAAGCAATGCCGCCGGACCATGGCAGACCGCTGCGATGGGTTTTCCGGACTGATGGAACGCACTCAGTACGCGCCCGCAGTCAGGGTCGGCCCACAGGTCTGCCAGGGGCCCGTATCCGCCGGGAATGAACACCGCGTCGAACATCTCGACATTGACGGCCCGCAGTGGCACCGGGGTGGTGAAGCGCGGGCGGAGCGCCTCGACGGCTTCGTGAAGTGCGGCGCAGTGATCGGCGGAGTATCCGGTCCCCTCGGGGGTGAGCCCCGCGGGGTCGGGGCCGGCCGGCGCGCCTTCGGGTGTGGCGATGACGGTGGTGATGCCGGCGGCCGCGAAGACGGCTTCAGGTTCGATGACCTCTTCCGGCCAGAATCCTGTCGTGTGACGGCTTCCGTCGGTGAGCGGGAGCTCGGTGGCAGCTGATAACAGCATCAGGACAGATGTCATGGCCGTCCTCCTTTCTGATGGTGGTGGGTGTGCGGCGGTCGCCGGCGACGCTCACCGGTCGCGGAGTGCGCTGCACGCGACCGCTGTTCATCGCTCGTCCGCTTCTTCGGTGTAGAGACCGAGCTTGTCGAGCAGGGGGAACTCGTTGTACGAGAACAGCACCGCCTCATCGGTGCCGGGGTTGGCGTGGCTGTGCCATGACCAGGACGGCACGCAGAAGGTGTCGCCGGCGCTCCACGGATGGACCACGCCGTCGATCGTCACAAGACCGCTGCCGCGCGCTGCGACATAGACGACCGATCCCGTGTGCCGGTGGCTGCGGGTGTGTTCACCCGGCGCCAGCATCTGCAGCTTCGCGCCGAGGGTGTGGGTCACCGGGCCGCCCGTGACCGGATTCGTGTATTCCATGATGACGCCGTCGAACGGGGAGTGGTTCCCCGCGCGTGCTGCCGCGGCCAGCGCCTCGTAGCACTTGTCCCAGGGGTAGGAGAACAGCGGGGACGCCTCGCTGCGCCGACGGGTGTCGGGCAACAGCAGGCCGCCGTAGCGCGCAAGGGTGTCCGTGCGGTCCTGCGTCCCGAGGTGGCTGCGCTGCGGATGAAGCTCGAAGAAGTTCGCACCGAGCGTGTTGACCAGCGGATCGTTGGTGCAGTCCTGCCAGATGACGAGACCGTCGTCGGAGTCGTTGCCGTGTTCGTGCCACAGCCCGCCCGGGGTGATCACGACATCGCCCGGGCCGACGGTCATGCGGTCACCGTCGACCGCCGTCCAGCCGCCCTCGCCCTCCATCACGAAGCGGATGGCGGAGGCCGCGTGCCGGTGGGCCGTCATTCTCTCGTGCGGTTTGAGGGTCTGGAGCCCCGAGTACAGGTGCCCCACCGCCGCCTCGTAGTCGGGGTGCCCGGGGTTGAGGTGGGTGATGACCCGGAGCGCGGCGTCCTCGCCCTTGACGAACTCGGCCGCTTCGACCGCGAAGGGGCGCAGCTCCGCGTAGCGCCACAGGGCGGGCACCGAGCGGGGGTTGGGCGTCCAGGACTGGTTCTCGTTGGCGGCGCCCCAGCGCCCCACGGCGTGGTGGCGGCGCAGTCGGCCGGCGAAGGACTCCGGCTCGGTGGGCCCCTGTTGCTGGGGCGGTATCGCACCGAGGAGTGCCGGTTTCATCGGGTGCTCCCTTCTGGTGTGCGCGGGACGGCGCAGCGCCGGGCGGCGGTGGTGAGTTCGGCCCACAGGGCGTGGATGTCGGCCTCGGTGGTGTGGATGTTCCCGATGGAGACGCGGATGGCATACCCGGACGGCACCACGGTGTGCGAGACGAACGAGCCCCCGGCCTCGTTGACGGCCCTATGGATACGCCGGTTCAGTTCGTCGACGTCCCGCGGGTCCAGCTCCTGGTCGTGGGGTTGGTAGCGCAGGCACACCAACGGGAAGGGGGTGTCGTTCTCCACCACCCAGTCCGGGTCGGAGCGCGCCCTGTCACGCAGCCCTTCGGCGAGGGCCGCCGCGGCGCTGAGCCGGTCGGTGAGACCCGAGACGCCGAAGGACTTGATCAGCCACCACAGCTTGAGCGCGCGGAACTGCCGGCCCAGCTGCAGTGAGTAGTTCATGAAGTCGACACTGCCGTCCTCGTGACGGGTGCGCAGGTATTCCGGTACGACGCGGAAGGTGTTGGTGAGGGCGTCGCGGTGCCGGCAGAACAGGGCACTGGCTTCCATGGGGCACATCAGGACCTTGTGCGGATTGGCGACCAGCGAGTCCGCACGCGACAGGTCGGGAAGCTGTGGGCCGACCTGCGGGGCCAGCCTCCAGAACCCGCCGTAGGCGGCGTCGACATGCAGCCAGGTGTCGTGCGCGGCGCAGATCTCCGCGATCTCCTCGACCGGGTCGATCGCTCCGACGGAGGTGGTGCCGACGTTGGCGACCACGGCCATCGCGCGGTAGCCGAGCCGTTCATCCCTTTCCAGGCGCTCCCTCAGGGCGTTCGGGTCGAGCCGGCCGTCGGGGTCGGCGGGGATGCGCACCACGTTGTCGAGGCCGATACCGAGGGTGATGGCTGCCTTGTCGATGGAGCTGTGGGTCTGGTCGGACGTGTAGATCCGCAACCGCGGCACGTCCCGGCCGGCGAGCCCCTGCTGTCTGATGTCCAGTCCGGCGAGGTGCTCCCGGGCCGCGGCGAGTCCGTAGAGCGTGCCCAGGGACGCGCCGTCGACCAGAACCGAGTCCTGCGCCACGGTGTAACCGACCATCTGGGCGAGCCAGTCCAGGACGGTCAGTTCCACGGCTGCGGCGGCCGGAGCGGCGTCCCACAGCATCACGTTGACGTTCAGCGCGGCGGTGAACATCTCGGCCAGGATGGCCGGCCCGCTGGAGCTGTTGCTGAAGTACGCATGGAACCGCGGGTGGTTCCACAAGGTGAGATTGGGACGCACGTCGTCCCAGGTCTGGCTCAGGATCTCGGTGAATGGCTGTGGGGCGTCCGGTAGCGGTTCGTCGAGCAGCGCACGGATCTCCTGTGCGGAGCGCTGGGTGGTGACGGGCTGGTTCCCCAGGGTCGAGAAGTGCTCGCGCAGTTGCGACAACAGGAGTTGACCGTTCTTCTCCAGCTCTTCGGGGCTCCAGTCCCCGACGTTCTCACTCATGTGTGTCCTTAGGTCATACGCAATCAAGTCCGACGGATCAGTGGTCGTGCTCGACCTCCACCTCCAGCTCGGTGGCGTAGCGGATGTGCCGCGGACGCGTGCAGTACTTGCGGTACAGCGGCTCCGCCAGGCTCTCTTCGGAGGTGAGCAGGTCCTGGTGGTCCTCCTTGCTGCGCCAGGAGTACTGCCACGTCACCAGGTGCGGGTCGGCGTCGTCCTGGAGGAAGATGGCGTGTCCGTTCCAGCCGGGGTGCGCATGGGCGTTGTCGCCGAGCGCGTCGTCCATGCGCTGCATGACGGTGGTCGCCTGGCCGGCGGACTCGTCGTTCAGGTACCAGGTCTCGATCACGGTGATGGCCATGACAATCTCCTCTTCGTGTGTGTCGGTCAGGCGTTGGCGTTGAAGTAGTCCTGGAGCAGCGACTGGCCGCCCGGGACGAACTTCTCGCAGATGAGCTTGTGGTTGGCGCGGTTGTGGGACTGTGCGCGCCAGAGCTGGGTGGCCGCTCTCTCGACCTCCTCCGGGACCTCCCCGGAGCGGATCGCCCGCTTCAGGCTCGTCCGGATCGTGCGCATGAGGTCGAGCATCCGCTCGTGGTCGCTGTTGAACTTTCCGGAGAAACCGGGGTTCAGCCACGGCGGCTCCATCGACGGCCTGATAAGGCTTTCGTAGGCCGTCTCCGGGAAATCCGATGCGTAGCGCATGCAGGAGGTCGCGGCGCCGTAGAGCCTGCTCAGCTTGGTCAGCAGCGGGCTTACGGACCGCCAGTCCTCTTCGTTGATCGATTTCTCCAGCGATGCGAGATAGGTGTTCATCACTGTGAGGTGCAGATGGAAGACGTGGTGCCCGAGCTTCCACCGGCGCACTGCCGTCTGCTGTTCGGCCGAGATATGCATTGCTGTCGTGCTCCCCCTTCGGTCGGTGATGTCGGGAAACCGGCCCATTTTCAGGTCGCCAGCTGCCGCAGCGTGTGCTGCAGGATGATGGCGAGACCGTCAAGAATCTGAGCCTGTTCGCTCTCTTCGAGGCTCGTCGCGGGAAGATCGTCGCTGACCTGTTCCGCAACGGAAAGCACGGTCTTCATCCAGGTGTCCGGCGATATGTCACTCTGATGCTCAATGCGGAAATACGCGTCGTATTCGTCCGAATCGCTGAGCACTTTGACGTCACCGGGCGCCCGGCCGTCGCCGGGCAGGGTGATCGGGGCGATCAGGTGATAGTCGTCCACTGCGAGAGTCGCTTCACTCATGACGCTTCCAGTCCGTTGGCAGCTACTTCGGGTCAGAGTTGTGCTGTGTATCGGGCATTTCCGTCACGAACCGCTGGTGCTGCTCGGGGAGGGCCTGCGGTTGGAGAACCACACTGCGGCGATCACGACCACACAGCCGACGAGCTGGCCGGCGGTGGGCGTCTCCCTGAGGATGATGAGTCCGAATCCGATGGCCATGACCGGCTGGAGCAGCAGCAGCGCGGCGGAGGTGTTCGGGGCGAGCTTGGGCGATCCGGTGCTGATCAGCAGCCAGGCCACGACCTGCCCGAGGAGGGCAAGGGCGATCACCCAACCCCATGACATCGGCGACATCGACAGGCTGATGCCGGTGGTGAACAGGCTGATGACGCCGGCGGCCACCGCGGCGGCACCGGTGGAAATGCAGATCGGTGTCACCACGTGCGCCGGGCTGCGCTCGCCCGACACCCGGTTGAGGTACAGATACGCGGCGTAGGCGATGCCGGCGGCGACACCCAGCACCGCACCGCGTACCGGGTTTCCGTCCCCCTCACCGTGTTCCAGAGCGCCGCTGGACAGCGCGATTCCGGCCAACATCACGGGAATGGTGAACAGGAATCGACGAGAAATCGCTGTTCCGTCGATGATCCGCGCCAGCAAAGGGAATGCGATGACTTGCACATTGATGAGCACTGTGGCGACCGCGGCACCCACATCCAGGATACTCATGGTCCACATGACGTAGTCCACGCCCAGGAATATGCCCGCGACCACTGCATATCCCTGAAGCGGCCGCGCCAGACGCCCTTTTCGCCTTACCTCATGAACAAGTAACGGCACAAGTACTGCGAGGGCGAGGGCGCAACGAAGGAATGCCGCGGTTCCCGCAGTGACGTCGGCGAGCTTGACAAACATCGCCGAAGCCGACAAGCAGGCGGCACCGCTGATCACCAACACGACCGGGGCCGCGGTGCCATGCCGCGGAGTCCGCTCGTTGTCATCTGCGGTTGTTACGGGGGGAGTTGAGGTCGCATCCACAACGTCCACGATCCCAGCGTGAGCCCCGTAACACTATTCAAGATTCATTACCAAAAAGCATTAGCCTGCCTTACATGATCACCTGGGAGAGGTTACGTGTCTTTGCCGCCGTCGCCCGGCTCGGCTCTGTGGGCGAGGCGGCCGCGGTGCTGCACATCACCGGCCCGGCGGTGTCCCAGCACCTGCGCAAACTTGAGAAGGAGGTCCAGTGCCGGCTCGTCGAACGAGACGGCCGCGGCATCCGGCTGACCAGCGCCGGACACATACTGGCGAGGTCCGCACAGGCCATGGTGACCACGCTCGACGACGCCGAGCGCGACCTCGCCAATCTCCACGGTCTCGTCGCCGGTCCGCTGCGCATAGGCGGCGTCGCCAGCGCCCTGCGCGCCCTGGTCCCCCCTGTGCTGAGCAGTCTGATCACCCGTCACCCGCGCCTGGAACCCTCGCTGCGCGACGGTGAAGCGGTCGACATGATCCCGATGCTGCAGGCACGCCAACTGGACGCGGTCGTCACCGAGAGCTGGACCCACCGCCCCGCGCACATGCCGCCGGGCATCCGGATAACCCGGCTGGTTTACGAGGACGCCCAGTTAGCGGTTCCTGAGGGGCACCCGCTCGCCGACCGGGAGTTCGTGGCGCTGAGCGATCTTCACGGGGAGTTCTGGACCACCTGCCCCGAGGGAAGCGACGCCCATGAAGCGCTGCTGCAACTGCTGCGCGCGCATGAGGTGGAGGCGGAGGTGCGCTACTGCGTGTCCGACTACGCCACGCAACTCCATCTGGTGGCGGCGGGCCTCGCGGTGACCTTGGTACCGCGCATGGTGCGGGAATCCGCGCCCCCCGGCGTGTGCTTCGTTCCCTGCCGGCCGACCGTGACCCGCAGTGTGGTCGTGGCGACCGCCGCCGACGCCGAAACGCCGGGCGTGCGGGCTTTCATGGCGGAGATGATCCGGGTCGCCTACCGGACCGAGCCCAGCTTGACTCCGCACGCTCCGCGGAAGAGCGCCTCGGACGAGCAGCCCCTCGCGGCAGAAGCGAGTCCGGACACCGACGCGCCGCCGGATCCACCGGCGGTCACCTCGCACTTACCGCTTGGCACCGGCCCCGCTCCGGCATCCTCACCTGAGGAGTAACGACGGAAGAGGCGGCCATGTCCGGCTTCAGACGCGTCGTCGGCGGCCAGGGCGCGGCCACGACTCCCTCCTCCGTCCTACGGTCCACGGCACCGGCCCCGCTCGCTGATCCGGGCCGATCTGAACGAATGACCCTGGTGACCCGGGCCGGACACCGAGAGAGTCAGGCCCCTCACCCGGCCGCTGCCGCCTCCGCCGCGCCCCGGCCCAGGAGGTCGTGGAGGAGACGGGTGGCGGGGAGTTCCGGGTGGAGGTAGACGTGTTCGCCGCGCTGGGCGACGGCCGCGAGGAGGGCGTGGAAGGTGGTCTTCGCGTCCTCCGTCCGTCCGGCCCGGTGCTGGGCCTGTCCGAGGAGGCCCAGGTGGAGGGGGCGGCGCAGATGGGTTCTGGAGTTGCGGAGTTCGGCGAGGGAGGAGTTCATCAGCGTGAGACCGTCGTCCACCCTTCCGGAGTGGGTGAGGCCCCAGCCCTCCAGCGTGGCGAGCATGGCCTTCCAGTAGAGCAGCCCGTGTTCGTCCGCCAGGCGGGCTCCCTCGGCACCGGAGGAATGGGCCGTGCGGACGTCGCCCTCCCAGGCCGCCACGACCGCGTCCACATAGAGAGCGAAGGAGCGGTCGGAGGGCCTGCTGTCGTACTCGGTGAGACCCAGCAGTTCGCGGCGGCGTGCCGTGGCGGTCTTCCGGTCGCCCATGAGCCAATGGGTGAAGGTGTCGTAGGAGCGGCAGGAGACACGCGGGTCGTGCTGGAAGGTGCGGGCCAGGGAATGGCCCTCACGGGCGTAGCCGTCGGCCATGGCGACGCCGTGCTCCAGCTCGGTGAGCGCCTGCGGCAACTGGCCGCGGACGTGCAGAACGATGCCCTCGGCGTAGGCCGCGCCGAGCACCGCCACGGGCTGGCCGGACCGTTCGGCGAGGTCGCGGAGCAGGCCGGAGAACGGGCGTGAGTCGTCGTAGCGGCCGGTGACGAGGTGCGAGGCGCACAGGGCCCAGAGCACCGACGGGTCCTCGGGGGAGTGGGTGACCTCGCTGAGGGCCCGTCCGCGGGCGAGTGCCGTCTCGGCCTCGGAGTGGCCGTAGCCCCGGGTGGTGGCCAGCACTTGGCCGAGCTGGATGTGCAGCCGCCGGTCCAGGGACGCGGTCGAGGGGTCGTCGGGCGGCAGCAGGCCGACCAGGTGCACCGCGCGGCGCAGCCAGGTCTCCACCTGTTCGTAGGCGAGCTGCTGCTCGGCCTGCTCGGCTGCGCGCAGCAGCAGGGGAAGTGTGTCGGCAATCGGCAGCGCGCCCTTGGCCTGCCAGGCATGGTGGGCGACCCGCTCGATCTCCTCGTCCTCCACCAGCCGGGGCCTGCGGGCGCACAACCCCTCGGCGACCCTGGCGTGCAGCCGCTGCCGGTCCTCGCGGGAGAGCTCGTCGATGAGCGTCTCCTGGACCAGGGCATGGGCGAAGTGGAGCCCTTCCGGACGGTGGGGGTCCTCGCCGAGCAGCCCGGCGCGGATCGCCGACTCCAGTGCCTCGGCGACCGGTTCGTCCTCGGTGGCGGTGCAGTCCAGCAGATCGGTGTCGACCTCGGTGCCGATGACGGCACACAGCCGCAGTACGCGTAGCACCGTCTCGGGCAGCGCGGCGAACCGCTGGCGCAGCGCCTCGCGGGCGCCCGTCGGGATGCGGGTCAGCAGTACGCCCACCGCGTCGGGCCGGCGCAGGCTCCGCGCGTCGGCCAGCAGCGAGAGGAGCTGCATGACGAAGTACGGGTTGCCCTCGCTGCGCCGGTGCAGCACCTCGACGACCTTCGCGTCGACACCGGGCCCGGCCTGGGCGGCGACGATGGCGGCGACGGCGTTCCGGGACAGGCCGCCGAGCCGCAGGGTCTCGGTCCGGGGACCGCGCAGGACCTCGGCGAGTATGCGGCGCAGCGTCGCGTCGGATCCGACCTCGTGCTCACGGGCGGTCAGGACGATGCCGAGCGGGTGGCCCTGGCTGCGGGTGCTCAGCAGTCTGAGGAGGTCCAGGGAGGCGGTGTCGGCCCAGTGCAGGTCCTCCATGAGGAGGACGAGCGGATGCTGGGTGGCGAGGGCGAGCAGGACCTCGCAGACCGCGTCGTGGGTGAGGAACCGGGCCTGGCCCCAGTCGGGTTCGGGGGCCGGCCGGCCGGGTCCGGCCGCGTGCTCGGGCATCAGTGGGGCGAGCAGGGTGCCGAACGGTTTCACCGCGTCGCGGAAGGCGTCCGGGCGGGTGGTGGACAGCCGCCTGAGGATCTGGGTCCACAGCCAGTAGGGCGGTACCCCCTCGCTCAGGAAGCAGTGGCTCCAGATCACCTCCAGGCCGGCACACTTCCGGTCGGCGTCGTCCTGGCCGGCGCAGGCGGCTTCCAGCCGGGGGACGAGTTCGAGCAGCAGGCGGGTCTTGCCGACACCGGCGGGGCCGAGGACGCCCGCCACGTGCCCGTGGCCGGCGAGCGCGCTCGCCGCCGCGGCCGTCAGCCGCTGCAACTCCTCGCTGCGGCCGGTGAACGGCGACTGGGCGCCCGGCTTTAAGGTCTCGCGGATCGTGCCGTTCTTCGGCGTCTCCGCGTCCCGCGCGGGACGCGCGCCCTCAGGGGAATCCGCCATGGAAGACGGTGAGTCCTCGGCGGTCGTCACCGGCCGGCATGTGTGCCCCGGTCCGGCGGTGACGCGCGGCGCTCCCGCCCCGCCTGCGGCAGCGCTTCCGATCGCTCCCCCTTCCGCGGACCCGGCGCCGTGCCGGCGAGAGTCGTGACAGCGGGCTGCTGCCGTGAACGGCCCGCCCGGTTCGGCGCCTGCCGTGCCGGCCCCACCGGACGCCTCGGGCCGTGCGGGCTCCTGCGCCGCGCGGACGGGCGGGCGCGCCTCCGTCCTCCGCGTCCTCTCGCCGTCGTCCGCCTTCGCGACCCCGATCACCGGAGCCCCCAGCGCGGGCCCGGCGGGTTCGGGGCGCGCGGTGTGTGATCCCGCGGTGGGCCCGCACGTCCCCGGCTCCTGGCGCAGTATCGCGGTCCTGACCCGGCGGAGTTCGGCGGCTGTGCCCACACCGAACTCCTCGTCCAGGTGGACGCGGGTCCTCTCGTACGCTTCCAGCGCCTCGGCCTGCCGCCCGAGCCGGGACAGAGCCGTCATCAGGTGGCCGACCAGGCGTTCCCGCGCCGGGTGGCGGCGTGCCTCGCGGTCGAGGTCCGCGGCGACCTCCTGGGCCGCTCCCAGGGCGAGCCGGGCCTCCGCGCTGGCCTCCACGGCGGCGAGCCGGACGTGTTCGAGCCGCGAACTCTCGTCACAGAGCGGGGGATGGCCGTCGAACTCCGCGTAGGGCGAGCCCCGCCACAGTGCCAGGGCCGCGCCGAGCCGGTCCCGCGCGGCGAGCGGGTCGCGTCGTTCCAGTAGCCGTCGCCCTTCCGCTACCAGGCGCTCGAAGCGGCAGCCGTCGATCTGTTCGGGGGGCAGTTCCAAGACGTATCCGGGCGCGCGGTGGCGCAGCATGGAGGGGCGGTCGGGCCCGGACGCCGGCTGCAGTGCGCGACGCAGGTGGGACACGTGGCTCTGGAGCGTGGCGACGGCCTGACGCGGGGGCTCCTCGCCCCACAGCTCCTCGATGAGCAGTTCCGTGGGCACCACGCGCCCCGGGCGTATGAGGAGCAGGGCGAGCAGGGCCCTGCGGCGTGGCGGGCCGAGCGGGAGGTCGCGGCCGTCGTGGCGTGCCGACAGGGGACCCAGAACGCTCAGCAGGAGGGGGGCGTTGTCCGGCTCGGCCGCGGGGGCCGGGGTGGTCGGGGCCGGGTTGCGTATGGGGAATGGAGGCATGTCGGTCCCAATCGTTCTCGCACGCGCGTTGGTGCTGACGGGCGGGTGGCGCTGTGCGGCAGGTGCCCTTCCAAACCGGATCTTGGCATAGGGAACGGGGCATTCCAAGATCAAGATCCGCCGTCGGCAAGGGAACGGCAAGGTGTCTGCCGGGG
This genomic stretch from Streptomyces nigrescens harbors:
- a CDS encoding 2OG-Fe dioxygenase family protein, which codes for MTTVAVETTTRLMGKGFERYDCEDFLEGLGDRDADALFGQLRDAFTELPPDPYAERAHRYRRYGRAVLVPWEQSLTWLPTHQDPVLGPVTEYYQGDHNPEHPGRRRRFPAISAATRANALLRQIILFDAREATQLDSLRHGLVHVGVHLLKLAVDGSEEEAVPSPNVLHQDGEPFTFAHLISRDNVTGGVNVIAPPRCAGLHPEEVNKELIQAEFTLDRPLDSYGVYDPQVSHYVSPVRRGTEARRGERSVLLVDFTPYVPHI
- a CDS encoding type 1 glutamine amidotransferase domain-containing protein codes for the protein MTSVLMLLSAATELPLTDGSRHTTGFWPEEVIEPEAVFAAAGITTVIATPEGAPAGPDPAGLTPEGTGYSADHCAALHEAVEALRPRFTTPVPLRAVNVEMFDAVFIPGGYGPLADLWADPDCGRVLSAFHQSGKPIAAVCHGPAALLSSLDASGDWPFSGYEMTCFTDEEEADLGLLELIPWTAEGRLVKRGARFSAGPPWGEHLVRDRALLTGQNPASAKPLARALCEIL
- a CDS encoding cupin domain-containing protein — its product is MKPALLGAIPPQQQGPTEPESFAGRLRRHHAVGRWGAANENQSWTPNPRSVPALWRYAELRPFAVEAAEFVKGEDAALRVITHLNPGHPDYEAAVGHLYSGLQTLKPHERMTAHRHAASAIRFVMEGEGGWTAVDGDRMTVGPGDVVITPGGLWHEHGNDSDDGLVIWQDCTNDPLVNTLGANFFELHPQRSHLGTQDRTDTLARYGGLLLPDTRRRSEASPLFSYPWDKCYEALAAAARAGNHSPFDGVIMEYTNPVTGGPVTHTLGAKLQMLAPGEHTRSHRHTGSVVYVAARGSGLVTIDGVVHPWSAGDTFCVPSWSWHSHANPGTDEAVLFSYNEFPLLDKLGLYTEEADER
- a CDS encoding pyridoxal phosphate-dependent decarboxylase family protein, whose product is MSENVGDWSPEELEKNGQLLLSQLREHFSTLGNQPVTTQRSAQEIRALLDEPLPDAPQPFTEILSQTWDDVRPNLTLWNHPRFHAYFSNSSSGPAILAEMFTAALNVNVMLWDAAPAAAAVELTVLDWLAQMVGYTVAQDSVLVDGASLGTLYGLAAAREHLAGLDIRQQGLAGRDVPRLRIYTSDQTHSSIDKAAITLGIGLDNVVRIPADPDGRLDPNALRERLERDERLGYRAMAVVANVGTTSVGAIDPVEEIAEICAAHDTWLHVDAAYGGFWRLAPQVGPQLPDLSRADSLVANPHKVLMCPMEASALFCRHRDALTNTFRVVPEYLRTRHEDGSVDFMNYSLQLGRQFRALKLWWLIKSFGVSGLTDRLSAAAALAEGLRDRARSDPDWVVENDTPFPLVCLRYQPHDQELDPRDVDELNRRIHRAVNEAGGSFVSHTVVPSGYAIRVSIGNIHTTEADIHALWAELTTAARRCAVPRTPEGSTR
- a CDS encoding DMT family transporter; its protein translation is MDVVDATSTPPVTTADDNERTPRHGTAAPVVLVISGAACLSASAMFVKLADVTAGTAAFLRCALALAVLVPLLVHEVRRKGRLARPLQGYAVVAGIFLGVDYVMWTMSILDVGAAVATVLINVQVIAFPLLARIIDGTAISRRFLFTIPVMLAGIALSSGALEHGEGDGNPVRGAVLGVAAGIAYAAYLYLNRVSGERSPAHVVTPICISTGAAAVAAGVISLFTTGISLSMSPMSWGWVIALALLGQVVAWLLISTGSPKLAPNTSAALLLLQPVMAIGFGLIILRETPTAGQLVGCVVVIAAVWFSNRRPSPSSTSGS
- a CDS encoding LysR family transcriptional regulator, coding for MITWERLRVFAAVARLGSVGEAAAVLHITGPAVSQHLRKLEKEVQCRLVERDGRGIRLTSAGHILARSAQAMVTTLDDAERDLANLHGLVAGPLRIGGVASALRALVPPVLSSLITRHPRLEPSLRDGEAVDMIPMLQARQLDAVVTESWTHRPAHMPPGIRITRLVYEDAQLAVPEGHPLADREFVALSDLHGEFWTTCPEGSDAHEALLQLLRAHEVEAEVRYCVSDYATQLHLVAAGLAVTLVPRMVRESAPPGVCFVPCRPTVTRSVVVATAADAETPGVRAFMAEMIRVAYRTEPSLTPHAPRKSASDEQPLAAEASPDTDAPPDPPAVTSHLPLGTGPAPASSPEE
- a CDS encoding BTAD domain-containing putative transcriptional regulator; this encodes MPPFPIRNPAPTTPAPAAEPDNAPLLLSVLGPLSARHDGRDLPLGPPRRRALLALLLIRPGRVVPTELLIEELWGEEPPRQAVATLQSHVSHLRRALQPASGPDRPSMLRHRAPGYVLELPPEQIDGCRFERLVAEGRRLLERRDPLAARDRLGAALALWRGSPYAEFDGHPPLCDESSRLEHVRLAAVEASAEARLALGAAQEVAADLDREARRHPARERLVGHLMTALSRLGRQAEALEAYERTRVHLDEEFGVGTAAELRRVRTAILRQEPGTCGPTAGSHTARPEPAGPALGAPVIGVAKADDGERTRRTEARPPVRAAQEPARPEASGGAGTAGAEPGGPFTAAARCHDSRRHGAGSAEGGAIGSAAAGGAGAPRVTAGPGHTCRPVTTAEDSPSSMADSPEGARPARDAETPKNGTIRETLKPGAQSPFTGRSEELQRLTAAAASALAGHGHVAGVLGPAGVGKTRLLLELVPRLEAACAGQDDADRKCAGLEVIWSHCFLSEGVPPYWLWTQILRRLSTTRPDAFRDAVKPFGTLLAPLMPEHAAGPGRPAPEPDWGQARFLTHDAVCEVLLALATQHPLVLLMEDLHWADTASLDLLRLLSTRSQGHPLGIVLTAREHEVGSDATLRRILAEVLRGPRTETLRLGGLSRNAVAAIVAAQAGPGVDAKVVEVLHRRSEGNPYFVMQLLSLLADARSLRRPDAVGVLLTRIPTGAREALRQRFAALPETVLRVLRLCAVIGTEVDTDLLDCTATEDEPVAEALESAIRAGLLGEDPHRPEGLHFAHALVQETLIDELSREDRQRLHARVAEGLCARRPRLVEDEEIERVAHHAWQAKGALPIADTLPLLLRAAEQAEQQLAYEQVETWLRRAVHLVGLLPPDDPSTASLDRRLHIQLGQVLATTRGYGHSEAETALARGRALSEVTHSPEDPSVLWALCASHLVTGRYDDSRPFSGLLRDLAERSGQPVAVLGAAYAEGIVLHVRGQLPQALTELEHGVAMADGYAREGHSLARTFQHDPRVSCRSYDTFTHWLMGDRKTATARRRELLGLTEYDSRPSDRSFALYVDAVVAAWEGDVRTAHSSGAEGARLADEHGLLYWKAMLATLEGWGLTHSGRVDDGLTLMNSSLAELRNSRTHLRRPLHLGLLGQAQHRAGRTEDAKTTFHALLAAVAQRGEHVYLHPELPATRLLHDLLGRGAAEAAAAG